ttcaatttcgGTACTTTGTCATCTAATCTGTCCTaataaacttaaaaagaaaaaaaaaaaaaaaaaaaaaaagaaaaagaggtcgTCATCATTCTCCAAGTTGTCCATGATGTTCCATAGAAAACCTTTATGCAAATATCTCAATCGGTAACTTAAAAGACTATTGTCTAAccttaactctctctctctctctcgactcgACCATTGCCCCAATTCTTTCTTAGACACGCCACGTCTACAGTAGTGTAGGCTCCTAACTCTCTTTAAGGTCAATGGACTAGTCGCATTTGCTTTTTATTCAAGGAACTTTTTATTCAACTGCGTCCttaaataaaaagcaagaatAAAAACCAATCAGGGGTTTAGGTTTTGCAGTATCGCGATCACATCTCCCTGTCCCCATCGGCCGAAGATGCTACAGGCATATCCGTGATTGTTGGTCGCCATTTCACTGTGGCAAAACAAGAATATCAGACGGGTATTCGCGGGCTTCATCTCAAACTTTCAAACTCTGACCTCAGATAATAATTGAAGCGACGTTTTGTGTTGTGAATTGGGAAATCCCTTCCCACACGAAAGTTGATATTAGATGAGAGTACCGTCGACTTCGAGAATGTGAAAATCGCTTGAGAGAGATGGTTCAGCATGTCTTCAATCAGTTGAGGTTGATCTTTTGCCATATGAACCGACAATCATGCATTGATACATCCTATAATTCCAAAACAGGCTTTGCTAGTATGACAATTTTTGGGTTACTGTGAAAATAATAACTTGTTGTGAACTATAAACTTTTAAAAGAGTATAtcccataataatttataattatttgctATTTAATTTTTGTGGTCTAGAAAGGCTGTTATTGTTATAGTAGATTAAACATTGTCACTCAATCAAGAACCTTGATTCATTGAATTCAACGTGACATGTAAACATCAACCTAGAAATATAGTTAAGGTTTTCAAGAGGAAAATTTAATTGTGTAGGTAATTTACCATAACTAAAACTGTTATtaggaaaagcaaaaatattattctttcttttcttacatCAAAAGAGATCAGAAATAATAAATATGGTGTGCTTGTGGTTTGGTTCATTTTGGTTTGAAGATCACTTTTAACCCACAATTCAGTTAATTGGTTTGAAAAGAAACTCAATCAAAGCCGAGATTATACTAATGAAATCATAGCACAAACGAATTGATGGCTTCAGcttataataatttcatttcgTGTATGGTAAGCCCACACTCAGATAAGAAGCTTAAACATCAACTAAGAATGTCTAATTATGTATTTGATAAATGCTAACCAAAGGCTATTATTGAGTTGAGTCATGTCAACACCGTTATATACTCAAGCCTAACTCAACTCAAACATCCAAGGCTCAACACTTGACTTGTACTCTATTGGGATTTACGtctcaagctcaagctcaactAGAATAAATCTTCAACAACCTCGAGCCTGACTCGACTATATTCACTTATGGagattctttttaaaattatccctgtcaagaatcatcccacattgggacaaatttaaaatgaatgttAGGAATCTTCTTGCTcccacttgcatcaatcttcgaatATTGCTTTTGCAGTGTAACTTGTACGGTAATTTGAAGTGTCTTAAGATGACGGAGAGCAGTTATTTCTTTATCCTACACACTttcatccattgcatagcccacttgagcctgcaatttcatttctttaaacctagttggtgatcatcctcCACACTGGGGCAAAGCAAAAGGCAAATGAAGACTCTTGAAAGTTtaagtgtcattcaaagtgttgcttgacgcatgcattgtgTGCAAggattgaaatcaaaatagaactaaggggcatgaaaaaatgttgtgtgcctggtaaaagcaaggccaatgcccgtgaaaaagaagtgaaaaaatgaatgagagCTAGGGGCAtggaaaaagcagtgtgcctggtaaaagtaaggccaatgcctagaaaagagaaataaatcaAACTCTTAATATAGTGAGTCATATCCCCAACAAGGCGATactaaaaaactcaaatgatatttcaatcaatggagttgtgatGTGAAAATCTTCGAcagtggagaaggaaagtggtggaaatgtcaagatgatcaccaactttgacccctctaaacactttttgagcctaatgattctttcatttctcaacccatgagccaagcctatgttacgtcccttgcaaagtctcttcagattatggcacttgaattaacctaggggttcacatgttttaagcatagcttgaagaagtgcgagcaagattatttttttctcattttgcaaggttcttgacttgtaaacccggaaaTGATTGCGacgttgttctttcaatagccttgactcaaagagtccctttgttaagccgttgaccaagctcACAAAATGgtccttgttaaagacctcttagattggtaaagtcgtaccacttgtgagaatactcagacccatGTCGATatggtgagatggagtgattctcttTTAAATGAGAGTGAGAGAAAGTCCTTTCAAATCGAAAGTTTCTCATTTGACATTTTCAAGATGTCTTCATTACAAAAGTAGATTGTCTTGGTTATAACTCTCCACATGGAATTATGGTAATAATAGAAACGAGTGATGAATGCATCTACTTGTTATTACTGACCATGTTTGATAGGCAAATTTCTCATGAAAGTCAAGCAACAATTGGCCTTGAAGCATTGGGATTTCATCCAAATTGTTTGGTAACCCAATCAATCAAGCCTCCAAGAAGGGAGCCTCGCGTAAGTACCAAACCTTTCAAATTACTCAAGGTAAGACTCAGGTAACTCGTCTTCCAATTTGGATCTACatgcttaaagaaaaaagaatttgagCATCTTCTCCAATCTTCATAAATTGAGAGTCTATGAATCTCACCAAAATCTTTCAACCCGATCTTGACATCTCAATCTAAATCTGGACATCTTAATTcttttcgttgaacatttcactttggatgtgaatgtttttcgatttttcttgttataccttagtttggatctaggtatttcaagttctaaaaccTTGACATCTTAGTTTGGACCTGGATGTCCTATTCGTTGAatatttcactctggatgtgaatgattttcaatttttcttgttataccttagtttggattTAGGtatttcaagttctaaaatcttgacatcttagTTTGGACCTGGATGTCCTattcgttgaacatttcactctgaatgtgaatgtttttcgatctttcttgttataccttagtttTGATATAGGTATTTCAAGTCCCAAAATCTTGatatctcagtctggatctggatgtctaaactattttcatctaaacatttcactctagaTATGAATGGTTTCCAATCTTTTTCGTTATgccttagtttggatctaggtattttgaattctaaaattttgacatctcagtttggACTTGGATGTCCTattcgttgaacatttcacactgaatgtgaatgttttttttttttttttttatcttttttgataTACCTAAatttggatctaggtatttcaagtcataaaatcttgacatctcggtctggatctggatgtcttaattcttttcgttgaatatttcactttggatgtgaatattTTTTTGATCTTGCTCATTATATCTTAGTTTGGACCTAGATATTTTGAGTtccaaaatcttgacatctcattCACGCGACTGTAGAAAGATACGAGTCTTGGAAAGTGTTTCCCcgtttaggcaaccgtagaatggtatgggtcctagacacaaccaaacattGTCATACTgggcgactgtagaatggtacgggtcctgggaaagcagtctctttgcaaaaccatgttactattctgggcgactgtagaatggtacgagtcctagacatgTAACGCCAATCTATCTTGAGTTACTCTaccctcctcgaaggtaagtaattccaggtaaagttcctttatcatttgcattagtatttTCATACATCacataaattgcatttcaaaatagaattcatttttcccaaaaaaaaaaaaaaaagagaaaaaaagaagaaggaattcattttccaacaaaaagtcatttagtgcatgtgcatgatcaaaatttaggtctcaacttatcttcgaaggcaacctctacgagcttaccttcaaagaggggcagctgttgacatctaattttagcaaatctaggaaaataaggaaaataaaaatttcatttgaataaataaaaggaaaaaaatgaaaaaaatgggggaaattgatttgattgattatgcatggaaatttggaATTCCGATGGATATTCGGATTTTGTcaaatgcagaagcaatttgaaaatcaagtgaataaatGGCAAGCTTTTttacaaaatagaagaaatcggagcaaaattgaattgattgcgAAATCACGCTTCGTTTACGGCCTTGATTTAATGCGACGAGAAGATGAAAACTTGAAAGTTGCTATAAAAATGGCCGTCtggaaatcattttaaaaaggagCCACAGTTTTCGTGACCAAGGGGGACGAATTCAAAAAAATCGGAGAGAAATTCTTGCTCGGTCGAAAATTTAAACACAAAAAGAGAGcttgttttctttctcctttctttcgTTTGGGAAGagggaaaagtcaaaaagagagTGAAAGAGACGTGAGTGCAAAGAGTGGACGTGCGAAtaggcaagagagagagagaaaataaaaaagagaaaagtaaaaaacgccactattcatcttctccgtGGCCTCCCTTTGCCGTGTGACCAACCCCTGCACCGCTGGTCTCCGAGCTGCACCCCCAGCCTCCGCCGTGCCTCGCCGGACTTGCCCTTGACGCACCGGCATCGCCACCACGCCCGATGCCGTTGCCGCGCCCACACCTCCGCATGAGCCCCGCTCGAACGTGCCTCGCCGATGCAGCGCCACGCCACCTCGCTGTTCGCGCTGCTCGCTGCATCACTACTCCACGCACTAGCACCCGTAAGCACCGCCGCACAGCAACCTGCGACCTGCAGCGCCCGCAAGCCCCCTCGCTACTCGACTCGACACCCGTGCTTGCACCTCCACCACGCAGCACCGCCGCCGACGCCCGCAGTTGCTCCCTCGCCGCTCCATCCGCGCCTCAACCCTCGTGGACGCTAGCGCTCCTCGCCGCTCCGCTCGTCATTCGCCGCTACGATTAACTGCGGTGCGGATGCCGAAGACCCGTTGCCGGCCACCACCGACGACCTGCGACCCGCGCCAGCATCTCCACCTTCGTCGCCTCGCTGTAGCAACCAACAGCCCGTCGCCACTCCCCACCGCTCGAGCTCCCCCCTCAACCTTTGCATCCGCACCACTGTGCAACCGGCAGCCTAGACCACATCCGATCCCGCGTGGGGGCGCCATTGTCGTTTGCCCctaggtagtttttatttttacttttacttttcaactttttagtttagtttatttctttgctctttttatttttcatgttatttttatttttattttatttgataactttttttttaagttgagttatttaagttgtaatattgaatgttaatcttcataaattttgtaggcattatccgtagGGTTTTGTccagaatttttataattattaatttgatccgtaagatgtcggatcatttttaattatattaatttttggactttttgatagtattttaattattaaatcaatataattattaatttgatccgtaagacttcggattagatttttaattagtttGAGTTCTTTGTCGTaataattagggttagaataatcattaatttgacctgtgagacaacaggttatttttcgattattttaatcctttattttgttgatagtttagatttaatatttattacttatcttaaaaaaaatcaaaaaatcaaaattctgcatgagcatataggtttagtaaatcaaacatgtaggtttagtaaattagaatttttttaggattacatttttaggattgcgtctttagaaataagttagagttggacctaaatattttttttttttaaatagggttttagataatgttcgcacattttaattatctcatttttccaaaaaatagttttataagataggatagggtttaagtcaaattaatccctaaaataaattagaaaattattttctttagatactttaattagggttttattaattttgaatttcaattaaaaaaatacaaaaaatattaggtgcatgttaattagtttgcataataggttcatttaattagaattcatttattagtaaaattaggtcttgtagttaaaatgcatgttttataaataattctaatttcaagaaaacccccaaaaaaaataaaataattgattggtttgcggatgcaatttatttatttatttgaatgtttaatAGTAGATGAGCATCCATGTGGTCACCATATTTGCATGATAgcaatttaggttaaaataaatccaagctgcctgcaaaaatattttttaaaataaaaagtatgatACCAAAAGagcattagaaaaatctagtgtaaccaagttctcgtacccataatctctggttcgtaagagtaaaataattctcaaattattttatttaggtgtctaatcaacctaccataaactgattagtggcgactcctagataaaatccatttgcatgttaaatatttgaaccttaagttgcgaattgataagggcttgggagagctcaagCTAAGTTTAAACACTTAATAATCTATTAACCTAGTTTTAAGTGGTGCactcaaaatttaggtcgcgacacttgTGTTCACAATCACGTTTGACAATTCCCTATTCATAGGTATGCAAAGTGTTGGATGATTTTGTTATTCTTTCATCTCAAAAGTTAGcttaaagaatgagactttttctcatatttataAATCAACTACCAACTTCTacaatcaaaattcaaataatctcATTCTCACATATCGGGCCTTGACTGGAAGCCGCAATAATCCATAACTCAACCTGGGTTCTAATAATGATACCAAGTGATTTCGAGCCTTACTCGTCCCAAAAGTTAACTTAAGGAGTGGAGTTTTTCCTCACATTTATAAACCAACTACTAGCTTTTTGCACAATCAATATGGAAGAACCCCAATTAAAGAGTGTAAAAATTAGATTTCTACAAGTTCAATTACTAGTGAAGAAATTTCATTGCCCAAGTACCATAAAAACTAAGCAAAGAGTTAGCGATGTGTATGGGACTTGCCTATTTTATGCGTTGacatgaatttgattcaaaccCTTAATATGATGCATGGATCCGTCTTATGGTGAATAATCAGCATTGGTTCGCTATTGATTGAAGCTACTGAACTTTCGACTTGAACCAAAATAAtaaggaatttttttcaaatccaCAATTATTGGAAAATGAACCTACGTGAACACTTTTTGGATTGGCATAATATGTGACATTTTCACGCATAAAAAATCGGTTGATTTCAAGCATAAAGCGAAGTTAACATTTATCTAAAAGAAGGATTCGCACAATGCAAAATTGGAATAAACGTTGGATTAAAGAGTGATATGGCTAGTAGAAAGCACAAGAGTCCAGAATAGCACCTCACTTTCTTATTCAATGTGCTGTCTCATATACCCCGTCCGACTAATTCAATCAGTAGTTGGAAAGCCCAAGTGAGGCCCTATCAAATTCATGGTCGACCTAAGTAatttaccgaaaaaaaaaaaaaaaaccaaatagcGAGTGACGTGCTCGCTGACGACGACAATAATCTCGAAACCCCTATAAATTGAGACGCTCCCTTTACTCCAGTCCCACACCATCGGCTCTCTCTCACACATCCTCTTCTCTGACACTAGTGACACAATGTCTTCCGGGTACTTGCTAGTTTTGCTCCTGGGAGCGGTGCTTTTCGCCGCTGCCGTCCTCTCCGACGGCCACCACCCTTTAAAAAAAGAGCATAAACCACACCACAAGCACCACCAcaaactgaccaaaaaaaaaaagcaccaccACAAGCACCACCCTGGTGGTCGCCATCTCATGGAGACCGTCGAAGCCGAGGACTCACACAAGCCATTCCCTAAACACAAGCCCCCACACCACGACCACCCTCTCGAGCACATTCTTGTCGAGGAGGTTGAAAAGGAAGACTCCCACAAAAAGCCATTCCCCGGCAAGAAACCGCCCCACCACCCCGGCCACTTGCTTGCCGAGGAAGTGGAAGCcgatgaaaaaaagaagccatTCCCCGAGCACAAACCCCCAAAGAAAGGCGACAAGCCACCACCGAAGCACAAGCCGCCCCACAAGGGACACATTCTCGTAAAGGAGGTGGAAGAGGACTCGAAGAAGCCATTCCCTGAGCACAAGCCCCCCATGAAAGGTGAGGAGCCCAAGAAGGGAAAGGGAGATAAGCCACCACCAAAGCACAAGCCACCACACGAGGGACACATTCTCGTAGAGGAGGTGGAAGAGGACTCTAAGAAGCCATTCTGTGAGCACAAGCCGCCAAAGAAAGGCGAGGAGCCAAAgaagggaaagggagagaagccgCCCCCAAAGCAcaagctttgcttgtgatagaatatccaaggaagataccttcatctaatttttcttcaaacctactaactcgatcatttgcatttttcaatataaaacatttacatccaaacacatgaaaatacgaaacaattggcttctttcctttgaataactcatagggagttttctccataagaggccttaagaagactattaataatatagcacactgtagaaactgcttcagcccaaaaacgagaagagacattactttcaattaaaagagttctagccatttcttgcagcgatctattctttttttccacgactccattttgctctagagtatatggtgaagagaacacatgcggaaagccagattcatcacagaattttgcaaagtcttgattttcaaattctcctccatgatctgtccgtatacttgaaataacatacacTTTCTCATTTggacatttttagcaaactttataaaataagaaaatgtttcagacttacttgctaggaaatatacccaaatgaattgtgaataatcatccacaattactaggcagtatttcttacctccaatgctctgagttctggttggtccaaagagatccatatacAAGaactgcagtacacgattagtgaatacttgatttattggtttgaatgagtttcttacctattttcccaatacgcatagtgtgcatagatcagacttttgatatgtCAGTTTG
This region of Eucalyptus grandis isolate ANBG69807.140 chromosome 8, ASM1654582v1, whole genome shotgun sequence genomic DNA includes:
- the LOC104417225 gene encoding early nodulin-75, which codes for MSSGYLLVLLLGAVLFAAAVLSDGHHPLKKEHKPHHKHHHKLTKKKKHHHKHHPGGRHLMETVEAEDSHKPFPKHKPPHHDHPLEHILVEEVEKEDSHKKPFPGKKPPHHPGHLLAEEVEADEKKKPFPEHKPPKKGDKPPPKHKPPHKGHILVKEVEEDSKKPFPEHKPPMKGEEPKKGKGDKPPPKHKPPHEGHILVEEVEEDSKKPFCEHKPPKKGEEPKKGKGEKPPPKHKLCL